In Pseudoliparis swirei isolate HS2019 ecotype Mariana Trench chromosome 11, NWPU_hadal_v1, whole genome shotgun sequence, a genomic segment contains:
- the ttbk2a gene encoding tau-tubulin kinase 2 isoform X3, with translation MSGGVEQVDILSVLSLVKERWKVAKKIGGGGFGEIYEAVDMLTRVSVALKVESAQQPKQVLKMEVAVLKKLQGKDHVCRFVGCGRNDRFNYVVMELQGRNLADLRRSMTRGTFSISTTLRLGRQMLEAIESIHSVGFLHRDIKPSNFAMGRFPSTCRTCYMLDFGLARQFTNSCQEVRPPRPVAGFRGTVRYASVNAHKNKEMGRHDDLWSLFYMLVEFLVGQLPWRKIKDKVRTADNRSPSRTLSSWVMSCDRCVCVCVCVCVSVCVCVCVSQEHVGKLKDTYDHRLMLKHLPAEFGVFLEHISSLDYFTKPEYQLLMSVFDNSMKTYNVVENDPYDWERTSSDGTLTIIAVATTPQHHTRLTPAHMGMANASLIPGDLMRENTEEVLQDEQLSDVENNPAPERLPGSPLHPHRNQEADVWEELDRNRNRIRSAVWKGATEEDHSNNQGNHGHQSPYPGPGSPVKLPSEAAASDRDGPLLRKLRNIHSFEQERRVALEATPSPERFLEACSGKQLLGAQEKEAEPDGAVVIPVTHGQAQPAGEHPDRVWHYDEEILSGGGGGGGSPKPVSCGSLEHGEGAAVISGGFVALNLSSGRQDVDSREWVMVERPGGSPGAKVTDSPSAEDEEPEVLQPGSPGWGRGYPSAANPGKAQQESTTSSKGSAKVDKLELSVGLAGALHPVTPTSPAEALAEGVLTQLTAQRPSGLSFQSGSDSAPQCLLLERRSEADAAAAEAELVQERTAEISSPQDHVLTHLGTHTDPLAELLVNGDIHTKAQSPVSNRASSPRYPRSVPPRSPSSPRSPSSPRSPSSPRSPRSPVYANGHLSPPVSSQRDSSNGAFPRLKDPGKDSAPTLCATEPLLRGEVSREVDHAPDPVSSPVAPHKDPTRRLSRIPVLEPSSLLELPPAGSAKEKLLQKKANHQGPAPSPTASPSISDRRGGGGFPMAASSLARDPLSSASDRSQDDDSLMGSRSDRQAGDDAPSLSSSSSPLSRKSRIPRPVHSSSSAEQLAAQFLPRPPPGKPPGRSTAEGRLRRFRIRAGNNSDSDLLTCLAQLMHGSRGGSPLHHHRFPAQRGGSRPGVCSLTSSPHHHHHRSSSASPRSASSLQRSVSSSPSRHDHRGGEGGGGGGGGGGGGCIGRSRSPPSFSGSPPPRRFHAHHQDTCCSRQARTGPFHLSRGKACSREGKCSSKPSR, from the exons ATGAGCGGCGGCGTGGAGCAAGTGGACATCCTGAGTGTGCTCTCCCTGGTCAAGGAGCGATGGAAAGTG gccaagaagatcggcggcggcggcttcgGGGAGATCTACGAGGCGGTGGACATGCTGACGCGGGTCAGCGTGGCGCTGAAGGTGGAGTCGGCCCAGCAGCCCAAACAGGTGCTCAAGATGGAGGTCGCCGTGCTCAAGAAGCTCCAGG GTAAAGACCACGTGTGCCGCTTTGTGGGATGCGGCCGCAACGACCGCTTCAACTACGTGGTGATGGAGCTTCAG ggTCGCAACCTGGCTGACCTGAGGAGGAGCATGACCCGGGGAACCTTCAGCATCAGCACCACCCTGCGTCTGGGCCGACAGATGCTGGAGGCCATCGAGAGCATCCACTCGGTGGGCTTCCTGCACCGCGACATCAAACCG TCCAACTTCGCAATGGGCCGCTTCCCGAGCACGTGTCGGACCTGCTACATGCTGGACTTCGGTTTGGCTCGTCAGTTCACCAACTCGTGCCAGGAGGTCCGGCCG CCCCGGCCAGTGGCCGGGTTCAGGGGAACGGTCCGCTACGCATCGGTCAATGCACACAAGAATAAG GAGATGGGCCGCCACGATGACCTGTGGTCCCTCTTCTACATGCTGGTGGAGTTTCTGGTCGGTCAGTTGCCGTGGAGGAAGATCAAGGACAAAGTGAGGACGGCCGATAATCGCTCACCTTCACGGACACTAAGCAGCTGGGTGATGAgctgtgacaggtgtgtgtgtgtgtgtgtgtgtgtgtgtgtgtctgtgtgtgtgtgcgtgtgtgtgtcccaggaaCATGTGGGGAAGCTGAAGGATACTTACGACCATCGCCTGATGCTCAAACACCTGCCGGCAGAGTTCGGCGTGTTCTTGGAGCACATCTCCAGCCTCGACTACTTCACCAAGCCGGAGTACCAG CTGCTGATGTCGGTGTTCGACAACAGCATGAAAACCTACAACGTGGTGGAGAATGACCCGTACGACTGGGAGCGGACCAGCTCCGATGGCACTCTGACAATCATCGCCGTTGCCACGACGCCGCAGCATCACACGCGCCTCACTCCGGCACACATGGG TATGGCGAATGCCTCCCTGATTCCCGGCGACCTGATGAGGGAAAACACAGAAGAGGTTCTGCAGGACGAGCAGCTCAGCGACGTGGAGAACAACCCGGCTCCGGAGCGCCTGCCGGGCTCTCCCCTGCACCCGCACCGCAACCAGGAGGCCGACGTCTGGGAGGAGCTGGACCGCAACCGCAACCGCATCCGGTCGGCGGTGTGGAAG GGGGCAACGGAGGAGGACCACAGCAACAACCAGGGCAACCATGGACACCAGAGCCCCTATCCCGGGCCTGGTTCCCCGGTCAAACTGCCCTCCGAGGCGGCGGCTTCAGACCGCGACGGCCCCCTGCTGAGGAAGCTCCGCAACATCCACAGTTTTGAGCAGGAGCGGAGGGTCGCCCTCGAGGCCACGCCCAGTCCGGAGCGCTTCCTGGAGGCCTG ctcAGGGAAGCAGCTGCTTGGCGCCcaggagaaggaggcggagcccGACGGTGCCGTTGTCATCCCGGTAACTCACGGTCAAGCCCAACCTGCCGGGGAGCATCCCGATAGGGTCTGGCACTACGATGAGGAGATCTTgtccggtggtggtggtggtggtggttctcCTAAGCCGGTCTCCTGTGGATCTCTGGAGCACGGGGAGGGGGCGGCAGTCATCAGCGGAGGCTTCGTGGCCCTCAATCTGAGCTCCGGGAGGCAGGACGTTGACTCGAGGGAGTGGGTGATGGTGGAGCGGCCCGGCGGCTCTCCGGGAGCAAAGGTTACCGACAGCCCCTCGGCGGAGGACGAGGAGCCGGAGGTGCTCCAGCCGGGGTCACCCggatgggggcggggctacccgAGCGCCGCTAACCCCGGCAAAGCTCAACAGGAAAGCACGACGTCCTCCAAGGGAAGTGCAAAAGTGGACAAGTTGGAGCTTAGCGTGGGCCTCGCGGGGGCTCTGCACCCCGTCACCCCCACCAGCCCGGCTGAAGCTCTGGCTGAGGGCGTTCTCACTCAG tTGACAGCTCAGCGTCCCTCTGGGCTGTCCTTCCAGTCAGGATCGGACAGTGCGCCACAGTGCCTCCTGCTGGAGAGGCGCAGCGAGGCTGACGCCGCCGCTGCCGAGGCTGAGCTGGTCCAGGAGCGCACGGCAGAAATCAGCTCCCCCCAGGACCATGTCCTCACCCATctggggacacacacagaccccctgGCTGAGCTGCTGGTCAATGGAGACATCCACACCAAAGCTCAAAGCCCTGTTTCCAACCGCGCGTCTTCCCCACGCTATCCTCGCTCGGTTCCCCCGCGCTCGCCTTCCTCGCCGCGCTCTCCTTCCTCGCCGCGCTCTCCTTCCTCGCCGCGCTCTCCTCGCAGCCCCGTGTATGCCAACGGCCACCTCTCCCCTCCTGTCAGCAGCCAAAGGGATTCGAGCAACGGAGCATTCCCCCGGCTGAAAGACCCCGGGAAGGATTCTGCACCGACCCTCTGTGCCACAGAGCCTCTGCTAAGGGGGGAGGTCAGTAGAGAAGTGGACCACGCCCCCGATCCGGTGTCCTCCCCGGTCGCCCCCCATAAGGACCCCACCCGGAGGCTAAGTCGCATCCCAGTCTTGGAGCCCTCCAGCCTGCTGGAGCTCCCTCCAGCGGGGTCCGCGAAGGAGAAACTCCTGCAGAAGAAAGCTAACCAtcaaggccccgccccctctcccaCCGCCTCGCCATCGATCTCCGAcaggcgcggcggcggcggcttccCCATGGCGGCCTCCTCCCTCGCCCGGGACCCGCTGTCCTCCGCCTCGGACCGCTCTCAGGACGACGACTCTCTCATGGGCTCCCGTTCCGACCGCCAGGCGGGAGACGATgctccatccctctcctcctcctccagcccgcTGTCCCGCAAGAGCCGGATCCCGCGTCCGGTCCATTCATCGTCTTCGGCCGAGCAGCTGGCCGCCCAATTCCTGCCGCGCCCGCCGCCCGGGAAGCCACCGGGCCGCTCCACAGCGGAGGGCAG GCTTCGCCGTTTCCGCATCCGAGCCGGCAACAACAGTGACTCGGACCTCCTGACCTGCCTCGCTCAGCTGATGCACGGCTCCCGCGGCGGCTCCCCGCTCCACCACCACCGCTTTCCGGCCCAGCGGGGGGGCTCCAGGCCGGGCGTCTGCAGTCTGACGAGCTCtccgcaccaccaccaccaccgcagcTCCAGCGCCTCCCCGCGCAGcgcctcctccctgcagcgCTCCGTCAGCTCCTCGCCCTCACGTCACGACCAccgtggaggagaggggggaggaggaggaggaggtggaggaggggggggatgcATCGGACGCAGCCGCTCGCCTCCCAGCTTCTCGGGCTCGCCTCCTCCACGCCGCTTCCACGCTCACCACCAGGACACGTGCTGCAGCCGCCAGGCTCGCACCGGGCCCTTTCACCTGTCCAGGGGCAAAGCCTGCAGCCGAGAGGGCAAGTGCTCCAGCAAGCCGAGCAGATAG